A segment of the Trifolium pratense cultivar HEN17-A07 linkage group LG7, ARS_RC_1.1, whole genome shotgun sequence genome:
ttttttttttttttttaatattggaAAAGTTATTAGCGGTTAAAGCCGCCTTTAATTATAGATCAGAATTTTACTGGCGGCTTAGACTGCCGTTAAATTCAATGTTTTTACTTGTTTTAGGGAGATGTAGTTATTGGCGGTTTGGGCcgccaacaattttttttgaggGTTTTTTTTCACTTACTGGGGACTTAAACCGCTAGTAAGTTATTGAGGGCCAAAACCGTCAATAAATGATATTTGGATCCGTTGGTAAATTGAAGTATTCTTGTAGTGCAGCTTGGTAGAAATCATAAGAAGctaaaaacaatatataaaatccAAGAGCGTTTAAATGAAATAACACGTGTCTCTTCTAACTTACCTTAGGTTCTGGATTCGATTTTTAATTCGGACATCggtatttttaaaacttttttgaaGAGTTGAAAATATCCAATTTACGCCAAaatttaaaagcaataatatataaaaaatgttgtATCACGCAAAAACAATTAGTAGTAGTGTTAGGCATAGTGAAATATGATACTTATCTTACAAGGATATTTTAGAGATCACATGTATTTCTTTTTCTAGTGAAATCAATTTCACCAAAATGGGAACATATTCCTAGTAGATCTGTCTTTTCAAAGTGTACACCATCTAATGGGAAACATTAAGTGAATGGAATTGTTCACAAAAGGTAAGAGAAGTGGAGGTTGATTTTCAAATATCATAATACAATTATACAGaaggataaaaataaatataaatttggtTTTATTATGGTATAGAATCTTATATTCTTATCATCTAATAATACATTAGGCATTGCTGTTTTATTTTGGGTCCCTATGTTTTCCCCCTCTTATTTGGCTGTCctcttcctatttttatttttttaaaatttacattGAGATTGCATTATTTATTAACGTGACATTTAACTCTCATCGACATTGTATATATCGTCAAAGTATACCAAAAAtttggaattcaaattagaaatTTCATTTGCTTTCACATATACGAGTTGATTTTTGGCGTTTttagtatttaattttaaagaaaaatcacAATGTCTATGAGAGATTGCTAAGTATGGCTCATAGACAGAGAAGGTGGGCGCGAGTTTAGGAATATATACACTAACATTAAAAATGCTAATTTCTTCAAGTAATAATACAAAAGTACAACAACTTTGTAGTCGCACACGTTGACACATTTTACAGATTGTGTAAACAAACAACCACATTCACTGTTtgtggtttttatttttctattaatctTTTGTTATTGGCTATTGTTCTAACAAAGTTGGATGTCACGTTTATAAATGATGATTCTCAGAGTAAAATTAGAGAAAAATAGGGAAAAAGACTacgaaatgaaaaaaaaaaaaaacataagaagGCTAAATCTTTCAAAATATAGTGGGGCCAAAATCGGACTGCCACAATACTCAGGAGCCAAAAATACAATTAAGCATAGCGATTATATAATGCTAAGGAATAACTTCTAACAAAGAAGTGTATCTTAAAAATAAAGAGTAGcatttttgttttacaaaacTTTGTATTCCTTCATGGTATAACCAAAACATCACACATACACATATATGATTCTAATTCTATTTTTGACCAAATATATTAtgattctaattctaataaatgATTGTACTAACAATGCATATTTGAATatatgtggaaaaaaaaataggacaATGTTGGGTGGGGAGTGGGGTTAGGAGTATTGGCAGGAGTGTTGGCAATGGCATTGGGACTTTTCTTATTGGGAATCAAAAGGTACAGAAAAGAAGGCCCTACAGGTAGCCCATTTACAAGACTGGCCCAAGTTTTTGTTGCTGCATTTTCCAAGTGGCGCGTGCAAGACACGCTCCTTCATAGTAACAATTTTTGCTATAGTGAAGAAGACAAAGTTGAGcctcaccatcatcatcatcatcatcatcatcttcatgtTCAACCTAAATATCACACTTTGCTACATACTCGTCAATATAGGTGGGTAACActttctaatttgaattttattattctttgttgatatatttttttcatgtgagTCACTGTCTATGTGTACTTTTATTTGCTGATGTGATATGTGAGACACTATACATGTTGATTTGGTCAAAATCAGTGAGGATCAATCTTTTGTAAAATGGGCTATAGTTAGGGGTCAAAAGtgttattatgaaagttaaggGGATAAAATTGCAACTTTATAAAAATTAGTGGGTCAAAAGTGTAATTTAACCTTAAATTTGTTATACTTTTAGAAATTGATATTGAGGACTCGTAGTCTAATGCTCTCCCTCTAGTTAAGGAGTAAGAATTCACATTTAGGATGATGTGGTCCGTTCGATCTTAAAagttagattttattttataatttaaaataccgGCAATAATTCTGGACGGTCCGATTAAATGTCGGACGTCAATAATTTTAGGTTCAACTTGTTATAcatagaaaaagaagaagaaaagtcATGCGTTAATTAATTTGTTACTATAGGCCAATGGGGTGGGTCATTGTTGGAATTGATACCAACAATATACTATTGTGGATTTAGATTTTTTGTTTCCCCTAATATTCATGGTTGATATTTTCTAGTTTTTACAACCATATACTTAAATAAAAATCTTGTGACAAAATAAATAGGATTATATGACTATTTTCCAACAGATTTTTGGACAAAGCAGCAATAATAGATGAAGTTGATGTCTCAAACAAAGCAAGAAATCCATGGAGATTATGTTCAGTGACTCAAGTTGAAGAAGTGAAGTTAGTTCTTCGCTTAATTCCTATTTGGCTAAGTTGTTTAATGTTCACTGTTGTCCAAGCTCAAGGACACACATATTTCACTAAGCAAGGTGGCACACTAATCCATACCATAGGACCAAAATTTCAATTCCCTCCGGCGTCACTTCAAGGGTTAGTCGGAGTCACGATCCTTTTTGTCGTTCCAATATACGACCGAGTTTTCGTGCCACTCGCTAGAAAATTCACAGGACACCCGAATGGGATAACCGTGTTGCAAAGAATCGGGGTTGGTTTATTTTTGTCAATACTCACAATGGTTGTTTCGGCTATCGTAGAAACCAAAAGGGTTAATGTTGCTAAAAATCACGGTCTAATAGACGATCCAAGTGCAATACTACCGATGTATATTTGGTGGTTACTTCCTCAATATATGATCACCGGCGTTTCTGACGCATTTACTATCGTTGGACTACAAGAATTGTTCTACGATCAAATGCCGGAGGGGTTGAGAAGTTTGGGAGCCGCGGCGTATATAAGTATAGTAGGAGTTGGAAGCTTTGTCAGTAACATTATAATAGTTATTGTTGAGGCCATTAGTTCAAAAGCTGGTGAGAAATGGTTGGGAGATAATATCAATAGGGCACACCTTGATGATTATTTTTGGGTTATGGCTGTGTTAAGTGCTGTTAATTTAGGTGTTTATGTGTGGCTTGCAAAGTGTTATGAGTATAAAAAGGTTGATGTGGATGAAAGAAGTAACCAAGAGGGTTCTAGCTTCAATAGATATCGTTCTGGAGTGTAACACAAGGCAAGAAAAAACTATTGTCATAGCTTATTCTACTACAATTTCCAAATTAGTATATAGTTCTAGATGTGTTGTATAAGAACAATAAATTTATAAGCTAGTTACATATTCgtgttatttctttcttttttctgttAAGAAAATGATTGTTTTTGTATTTCTGATTTCAAAAAGTTTTGCGCAAAACTCACAAACTGATTAAGAAGAGAGGTAATGCGGGTTCAAACTCGCATCTCAGTATTCAAATGTTCCCGCAGCGTTTAACTATCTAAGCTGCACTTACAAATGACTACGAAAATGTTGTTACTTAAGAAGTTTTGGTTTCAAATTAGAGCATAGTCACATGATTCGCTGCAATGTGTGTTAACCGCGTACCAATTCGCGAGTACCGGGTCGCGGTACTTTTACGAATCTGTTCATGCAAATTCGCGAGAACCAAAGTAAAGTACCGACAATATGTATACCCTCACATATCGAATACTTTGAGGGGTTGCGTACCGTGTATTAGACCCTGTGCCACATACCGAAATGAATTGCAAACCAAGTAACTATGAATTAGAGTAAATATATTAGTCATCGACAAAATATACAAAGACCTATGTGGTCCGTAagaaatagaaatttattgGTCCTTAAGAATCAACTGTAATGTCTCTAAAACTTATTCTAAAAAGGACTGATTTGACAAAAATTCTAGATTCTTTAAGGATAAAATTGGTATTAACAAAGACAACATATGTGAATGTGAGAACCTCTGCAAATCAAATACGGCTACCAAAAACTAGGTTACTCCATGTTGTATGCTCAACATCAAGAAAAGAACCCTATTCATTTGTTGGAATTGTCACTATCAAAGTTTTGTTCCATTCCAAAACTTTCTGCAACAATGTTATCATAAAGTTGGTAGCATTTCCAGAATGATCTCTAAACTTTACTGTCACACAAGAATTAGAGTCTCTAAAATTATGCAGCCAATGCATAGAATTGAAATCCTAGTTAGAACAATAAATTCTTCGGACCACATCACGTATACGACCGCAATATTGCAGTTGATGCAGTGATTGCAATAACAAAATTCACATCGCAACACTGCAATGATCGCAATGCAGCATACAGTGGATGCAAGGCCACAACCGACCACAACAGACTATATAGTGGTCACAATAATGTGTTTCTATCATTACCTATCgagagggggctggaaccacttgatgtcaaaattgatccccgaaccagattaggcaaTCCAGTAGGCcgaatactggtggtgaaaaccagaagaaaaaaaaatcacaacattGCAATGAACTCAAATTCACAATACAGTAGATGCAACGGTTATATCAGGCCACAACCGACCACAACGGACTATATAGTGGTCACATAAATTTTGTTTCTAACTTTTTATCTACAGGGTATTTTAAAGGATTTGCGATATTTAGAATCAATAGCCATAATTCTAGACGATTGTATATATACATGTTCAAGCGAGAAACATTGAACATGAAAAAAGGAGAAAGCAAAGCATAACAATAGCATGGTAAAATATGATGCATAATGCATTCATTCAACAAGAAATTAACTAAAGATGTCCCAAAAAGGTAACAAAATATTTGACCATATATTATATACATCCAAACAAAACATTAGTGCATCCATCAATTCCCCTAAGcttcaaaacaaaacattaatgCATCCTTCAATCCCTCCCTAAGgttcaaaacaaaacattttcTGACCAGCTAAAAGCATTGATTTCTTCTTGTCTAAGTTTCCTCATCTTCCTCTTCATCAACAATCATTCCATCCATCTTTCTCAAGAAAAAAACAATCATTCCATCCCTAACAACTTTATACTTATCAACCTTAGAAACATCAACATTAGGAGCTATAATACGAATCTGAGAAATTGCATTTTCGAAACCATCCCTATACTGTTCAGCGAAACCTCGTTGATAGTCAACAACATCATCCtccaattttttctttagttgAGTCCAACCATGAGACTCAGCTTTGTACTTTGCAGCCAAatcattcttctcttttttCAACTTGGAATAAGCATTGGCCAACTTCTCTTTTTCAGCAGCTAACTCTTTCTCTAAGTTAGCTACTTTATTCTTTAAAGTTTCGATGCTAACATCCTTTTTAATAATCGCGGACTCAAGATGTCGCACCATTGCAGTAGTCCTTAGATTATGACTAGTTAGTGCCTTGCAAATACCAATATCTCCAGTTCTAGCAAATTTAGCTTCGTCAGCACGGCGCAATATATGCTCGTCTACAATCTCAGATCGATCATTGGACAAATTCCATAAGGAGTCCTTGGGACCTTCATTAAATTCCCTTAGATGTTTCGCCCACAAGGTCAGATTGGTAGGAGCCTTAGAAGTGGGAGCAAAGGCAATAGAAACAGTTTGAAGTGGAATAGCCGCAGGTATGTTCTTGTTACATAACTCTTTGACAACATTAGCAGTCACATGGCTAATGCCCTCTTTCTTGGATGACTCTAGGAGCTCCTCCATCTTCTTCTTCGACATTTTTGGTGCCATGCTACCTATTAAAACAAAGTAGAACTTGTGAGTAAGATGAAGTGATTAATTAAAGTGGTCGATATATAACTTATATTAAAATTGTGAATCACCATAGAAGCTACCACACAAGAATGAATCATTATTTCGATTCTCCAAATTGTAAGGGATCAACCAATTTAGTTTAATTTCAGAGACTAAATTATGACCAAAGCAGCCGACGGTTCCAAACCGTATAGTAAATAAGTACTCGTTCGAATGCACGAACGAAAGCCCAACTGTTAGGATGAAGCTGAGTCGGAGAAACATTCAACCAGTTCAATACCTAGCACTCGAATCTCGATAAGGGAAGTTTCATTCCTAGTCTTGTAAAAAAAGTTTCATAGAAATAACAAAAGTCtaaactttcattttttttctttgctaaAACAAACACGTTCTGAATCCACACAGAAATCAAACAGAACATGTTTTTCTGTTGCTGTTTCTCCAACAAGTTTGTTCTTCAAATGTTCTATGGATTTTGCCGAAAAATATTCAGATTTGTATTTGAATACCTCAGttaggttttaaattgcggaccgcatcacctgatgcggccgcaatattgccgatgcggtaggcactgcaaccgcatcggaccgcaattgcggtgtgaactcaaatcacacgtgatgccGCAACGCAACCGCAACGCAACAGCATTTCACCGCAACACAACGGAGTTTTGACTGCAACGGCCGCAACGGTTCAATCCAATATTCCTTTTCGTAAAAATTCAGAGAATCTCACCTTTATTTTTTCCTCTATGTCCTTTCATTTTAGAGTTTCTGTCTTCTTATGTCTCGAtgacttaaaaatgaattaaaatttatatagaattataagtaaaagatatataaggaattacaataattatagtattttttctatgtttgtgcggataaaaaattatttcacgccGCAACGGCCGCAATTGCATCGCAGTGTCCGCATTAGCCGCAATCGCAATACCtgcaaccgcaaccgcatccCCGCTCAGGTTTCATTCATTGATACTCAGTTTCACCATGCAAAACTTGTTCTGTTTTGTTACGAAGATAAAATTTTGCTACAGAGCCAAAACCCAAATCATAGATAGAATTTTTACACTCAGTGGAAAGATTAATGCAAATGGAGTTTTCAGTTTTCACTATCAGACAACATAACCACTTCTTCATCAGTCATTGTATTTTTTTCGTTGTCCATTACAGAAATAACTCTAAGATTAAGATTGATTATAAAGTGAAGATAAAAGTGAATGGTAAATTGTGCATAACTGCATATGAAGGAAGGTTAAGAGATATGAACTTACAGGAAGGAGAAGTGAAGCAAGTTTTGAAAGCAGCAAgcaaggaagagagagagagagagagagagagagagagagtatgaAATGACAATATGAAGAGACTGATATGAAAAAGTGAAAGATATTGCTATGAACTAAAGATGATGTCATTAAACTGTGGCGTGAAGATTAGATGATTATAGAAATGTGAGATGAATTCAAAATGCAATTTATGATTGCTAAGAATTTCACCAAGTGGTTTTTGTAATTAATTTAGATCCGACTCCTAATTTTAAGATGGATTTTGTTtggctagcttataacttatagctgATGATTGATAGTTTATAGCTGATGGTTGATAATCTAATTGAAATGTTTGCTAAAATTAGCGGGTCAATTAACTGATagatgtaaaatgacataaaataacgtctttaattctataaaatttatatcaaattaataatatttaagatactttagaattttaataatttaattaagtattttaaatttattaatttaataaatatatctttcatatgttattattaaattaatttttatatgctttttatcaaaaaaaaaaaaaatttatatgctGAGTTTTGAATTAAGTTTatatactttataaaaaatattcagtttatatactttataaaaaataaaaataagctacctataaattgattaaaatagaaaataagcGTTAGTCCCatgaacttagctcagttggcaggaACATcgtactatatgtgcaggagctggggttcgaaccccggacactccactATTTTACcattaaggtggattttctagtcattagactacttgacaaaaaaaagcaCTAGATTTTTCATCATCTCAATATTATATGGATAAGATAACAAGGTTAAATTATATTAAGCTACTTATTATAGGTGTGAATCGTGATATAGCAGCAACCAATATAtttacctattttattttaaattataatgatGATAAATTATAAAGGATAAATGTAGAATTTCgttaaaataagggtaaaattggaagaaaaatgataagctataagcttataagctacttgaaataaaatttgaaaaataagttataagtcagtaaaataagtTAGAAGCTCGTGATGAAAAGACTGTTAGGGTTCGTTTGGctcagctttttttagagcttatgtaatttttatatattattataagtttgtcaaggtagtttatgataaaatagcttataaaattataattttcactagtgtgaacttataaaataatataaaacctaatttataaaataagttataagtcagtaaaataagtTAGAAGCTCATGATGAAAAGACTGTTAGGGTTCGTTTGGctcagctttttttagagcttatgtaatttttatatattattataagtttgtcaaggtagtttatgataaaatagcttataaaattataattttcactagtgtgaacttataaaataatataaaacctaatttatattgcataagctgtttgcataagctctacaaaagctgggccaaacgagcccttaCCAAATaggtcttttagcttataagctataagacaTAAGCCATAAGTCAGTTTTTTTAGTCTTGCCAAAAAGACCCATGGTATTAGAGCCTCTCATCGATTCGCTAGGTCGTCTActatcaggtttctgatcggaCTATcaaccatttatatccgcgcaGTAAGCCCAACAGTGTCGGACACAAAGCTAATTTTATAGGGTTGAGTTAAGTCCAAGTCTCAATTATAAGAATGAGATTGAACCAAATTACTTCGGTGATGATGTTTGTTCATAGAAGATTTTGGTATGGCGAAGATAAGTTCACAATGTGACGACATACGATGGAGAATCCCTTATAACTGCCTCCGCAGAGTATGACATGGAGCGCGGGGAGTCATTGAGATCAATCTAACGATCCAAGAATGCTTGCGGAACAAATTTGTTGTGGCAAGAGTATGCAAGTATCCCTTGTGCTGCAGAAATAACACTTAGTCCTCCGTAGGGAGCGACGACGTAATGGATTGGACATTCAATAGATGGGCTGTTAATATGGGCTTTGGCCTTGTCCGATCCGTAAggaatccatttttttttttagaatttctTTTGGCGCCCCTGTGCTTCTCCCGTCCCCAGCTGGCCTACTCGTTTTAAATTTTATCAtcctgctacttaagtaacttACGCTATAAAAATAttggtgaaattttaaaaatgttgtctgctacttaagtagcggaccgGTCGATGGTCAGATCTTATGTCTTAGTCAAAGGCCTGCcaaattgtcaattttttattggCCGCTTGTGCGGTCATGTCATAGCTCTAGCCAATGGGGAGCcttaaaaaattctataaaaccCTGCCCCTCTTCTCTTTTCTTCACTTCCCCGGCTAAATGGTTTGTCGTTGACTACTCATactgtaacaccccgaactaactacccttaaaagacgtgatcttaaaaactttttaaagataagtagccggagcgctactgaaaaacattttcaaaacgatcgtgcacatgacacgaaacgtcgcagcggaaaacataacataaaggattttcaaagcaatgaacaaaatagttcaaaagataattcatctacataaaacataagttaagatgttcgcatcgatatacgaaggaatacaaacgatccccgactcgatgttacaaaataccagagcactaatatacatcacaaccaaactaacttaacaaaactatacaaaggtagcctacactagctcctcaccaaaagtgctccacaccaaaacgatctacagctaaagctcgatcgaaacctcgacctgaatacctgaacccccaaaggtccagcacataacaattaggtagagagttagtaaacataatcacatacatacgaatatagaaacgcacctatattcaacctatcacgtaatactaactcacacacatgcctcgataagcaatacaccagataacacatactcacaaatacacaaccagatagtttcacgtcgtttcggacaacacaaagaactcacataacacataacacataattgcacatttactcaaatgcgactaatgccaagcattcaatgtcatgccaacctagacacgactaatgcatgtggtaccatcttctttatcaaggaacttaccattgatatt
Coding sequences within it:
- the LOC123893763 gene encoding protein NRT1/ PTR FAMILY 5.4-like encodes the protein MADSPSKSKSNSLIHHTTTTKGGWNAAIFIIFVEFAERFAYQGLASNLVNYLTDFLKEPTTTAVKNVNTWVGVSSLFPLLGGFLADSYLGRFNTILLSSLIYFVGMVFLTLSVSALRHKTLFFIALYVLSIGEGGHKPCVQTFAADQFDDDTPEEKDAKGSFFNWWYLGVVAGSTAAVFIPVYLQDNVGWGVGLGVLAGVLAMALGLFLLGIKRYRKEGPTGSPFTRLAQVFVAAFSKWRVQDTLLHSNNFCYSEEDKVEPHHHHHHHHHLHVQPKYHTLLHTRQYRFLDKAAIIDEVDVSNKARNPWRLCSVTQVEEVKLVLRLIPIWLSCLMFTVVQAQGHTYFTKQGGTLIHTIGPKFQFPPASLQGLVGVTILFVVPIYDRVFVPLARKFTGHPNGITVLQRIGVGLFLSILTMVVSAIVETKRVNVAKNHGLIDDPSAILPMYIWWLLPQYMITGVSDAFTIVGLQELFYDQMPEGLRSLGAAAYISIVGVGSFVSNIIIVIVEAISSKAGEKWLGDNINRAHLDDYFWVMAVLSAVNLGVYVWLAKCYEYKKVDVDERSNQEGSSFNRYRSGV